In one Brassica oleracea var. oleracea cultivar TO1000 unplaced genomic scaffold, BOL UnpScaffold00763, whole genome shotgun sequence genomic region, the following are encoded:
- the LOC106320024 gene encoding S-adenosylmethionine synthase 2-like, whose amino-acid sequence MESFLFTSESVNEGHPDKLCDQISDAILDACLEQDPESKVACETCTKTNMVMVFGEITTKANVDYEKIVRKTCREIGFVSADVGLDADNCKVLVNIEQQSPDIAQGVHGHLTKKPEEVGAGDQGHMFGYATDETPELMPLSHVLATKLGAKLTEVRKNGTCAWLRPDGKTQVTVEYLNEGGAMVPVRVHTVLISTQHDETVTNDEIAADLKEHVITPVIPEKYLDDNTIFHLNPSGRFVIGGPHGDAGLTGRKIIIDTYGGWGAHGGGAFSGKDPTKVDRSGAYIVRQAAKSIVASGLARRCIVQVSYAIGVPEPLSVFVDSYGTGKIPDKEILEIVKESFDFRPGMISINLDLKRGGNGRFLKTAAYGHFGRDDADFTWEVVKPLKSNKVQA is encoded by the coding sequence ATGGAATCATTTTTGTTCACGTCCGAGTCAGTCAACGAGGGACATCCCGACAAGCTCTGCGACCAGATCTCCGACGCGATCCTCGACGCATGCCTCGAGCAAGACCCGGAAAGCAAAGTCGCCTGCGAGACGTGCACAAAAACCAACATGGTCATGGTCTTCGGCGAGATCACAACCAAGGCTAACGTCGACTACGAAAAAATCGTCCGCAAGACTTGCCGCGAGATCGGTTTCGTCTCCGCCGACGTCGGCCTAGACGCCGATAACTGCAAGGTCCTCGTCAACATCGAGCAGCAGAGCCCCGACATCGCGCAAGGCGTCCACGGCCACCTCACCAAGAAACCCGAGGAGGTCGGAGCCGGTGATCAAGGTCACATGTTCGGTTACGCCACGGACGAGACTCCTGAGCTTATGCCTTTAAGCCATGTCCTCGCTACCAAGCTTGGAGCGAAGCTTACTGAGGTTCGTAAGAACGGGACTTGCGCGTGGTTGAGACCAGACGGTAAGACGCAAGTCACCGTTGAGTATTTGAACGAGGGCGGAGCTATGGTCCCTGTCCGCGTCCACACTGTTTTGATCTCGACGCAGCACGACGAGACCGTGACTAACGATGAGATCGCGGCTGATCTCAAGGAGCATGTGATTACTCCGGTGATCCCGGAGAAGTACCTTGACGATAACACCATCTTCCATCTCAACCCGTCTGGTCGTTTTGTGATCGGTGGTCCCCACGGTGACGCTGGACTTACCGGGCGTAAGATCATTATCGACACTTACGGTGGTTGGGGTGCGCACGGAGGTGGTGCTTTCTCTGGAAAGGACCCGACCAAGGTGGACAGGAGTGGAGCCTACATTGTGAGACAAGCTGCTAAGAGCATTGTGGCGAGTGGGCTCGCGAGGAGGTGTATTGTGCAAGTTTCGTACGCCATTGGTGTCCCTGAGCCCTTGTCTGTGTTCGTGGACAGCTATGGAACCGGGAAGATTCCAGATAAGGAGATTTTGGAGATTGTGAAGGAGAGTTTTGATTTTAGGCCAGGGATGATATCTATCAACTTGGATTTGAAGAGAGGTGGTAATGGTAGGTTCTTGAAGACTGCTGCTTATGGTCACTTTGGAAGGGACGATGCTGATTTCACCTGGGAGGTTGTGAAGCCACTCAAGTCTAACAAGGTTCAAGCTTGA
- the LOC106320012 gene encoding methyltransferase-like protein 13, with amino-acid sequence MAAETSTQSYSEKWYWDDRYTNESDPFDWYQNYPSLSPLINLYVPHRTHRALVIGCGNSAFSEGMVDDGYGDVVNIDISSVVIDAMNKKYSDRPQLKYLKMDVRDMKAFQDASFDAVIDKGTLDSILCGSNSRQHSTQMLDEVWRVLKDKGVYILITYGAPNYRLRLFKESSCSWTTKLHVIDKSLTDQPLETPKWELTKPIPLDDEGSSVESAIGKSPDVHYIYVCIKDAALKTETDAA; translated from the exons ATGGCAGCAGAGACGTCGACGCAATCATACAGCGAGAAATGGTACTGGGACGACCGCTACACGAACGAATCCGATCCCTTCGATTGGTACCAGAACTATCCCTCATTGTCTCCTCTCATCAATCTCTACGTCCCTCACCGTACTCACCGAGCCCTCGTCATCGGTTGCGGGAACTCAG CGTTCAGCGAGGGGATGGTGGATGACGGGTACGGAGATGTAGTCAACATCGATATCTCCTCTGTCGTGATCGACGCCATGAACAAGAAATACTCCGACCGTCCTCAGCTCAAAT atttgaaGATGGATGTGCGTGATATGAAGGCGTTTCAAGATGCTTCCTTTGATGCTGTTATTGATAAAg GAACCTTAGACTCCATTTTG TGTGGGAGCAACTCGAGGCAACACTCAACGCAAATGCTTGACGAGGTTTGGag GGTACTCAAGGATAAAGGAGTCTACATCCTg ATTACATATGGAGCTCCTAATTACCGTCTTCGGCTGTTCAAAGAATCATCATGCTCTTGGACAACCAAACTCCATGTGATAG ACAAAAGTTTGACAGATCAACCATTAGAAACGCCAAAGTGGGAACTGACAAAACCCATTCCTCTAGATGACGAGGGAAGTTCAGTGGAATCTGCAATTGGGAAAAGCCCTGATGTCCACTACATTTACGTCTGTATCAAG GATGCGGCGTTAAAGACGGAGACAGATGCAGCCTGA
- the LOC106320017 gene encoding pto-interacting protein 1-like codes for MSCFGCFGGGEDFRRVSETGPKPFHNRDGINAHHHKADPPKNSPVIQMQPISVPAIPADELKDITDNYGSKSLIGEGSYGRVFYGVLKTGNAAAIKKLDSSTQPDQEFLAQVSMVSRLRQDNVVALLGYCVDGPLRVLAYEFASNGSLHDILHGRKGVKGAQPGPVLSWNQRVKIAVGAARGLEYLHEKANTHVIHRDIKSSNVLLFDDDVAKIADFDLSNQAPDMAARLHSTRVLGTFGYHAPEYAMTGTLSTKSDVYSFGVVLLELLTGRKPVDHTLPRGQQSLVTWATPKLSEDKVKQCVDARLNGEYPPKAVAKLAAVAALCVQYEADFRPNMSIVVKALQPLLNPPRSAPQTPHRNNPY; via the exons ATGAGCTGCTTTGGCTGTTTTGGTGGTGGTGAGGATTTTCGTAGGGTTTCCGAAACCGGACCAAAGCCATTCCACAACAGAGATG GTATCAATGCTCACCATCACAAGGCAGATCCGCCCAAGAACTCACCAGTTATTCAGATGCAGCCTATCTCTGTTCCCGCTATTCCAGCTGACGAACTAAAGGACATAACCGATAACTACGGTTCAAAGTCCTTAATCGGTGAAGGCTCTTATGGAAGAGTGTTTTACGGTGTTCTCAAAACCGGAAACGCAGCTGCCATCAAGAAACTTGATTCCAGTACGCAACCTGATCAAGAGTTTCTCGCGCAG GTATCAATGGTTTCGAGATTGCGTCAAGACAATGTCGTTGCCCTTCTCGGGTACTGCGTTGATGGCCCGCTCCGTGTTCTTGCTTATGAATTTGCGTCTAATGGATCTCTTCATGATATTCTCCACG GTAGAAAAGGCGTGAAAGGAGCGCAGCCAGGTCCTGTCTTGTCGTGGAACCAGAGAGTTAAGATCGCTGTTGGTGCGGCTAGAGGGCTGGAGTACTTGCACGAGAAGGCAAACACTCATGTTATCCACAGAGACATCAAGTCTAGCAATGTGCTTTTGTTTGATGATGATGTCGCTAAGATTGCTGATTTCGATCTGTCTAATCAAGCCCCTGACATGGCTGCTCGCCTTCACTCGACTCGTGTGCTTGGAACCTTTGGCTATCACGCTCCAGA GTATGCAATGACAGGAACATTGAGCACAAAGAGTGATGTGTATAGTTTTGGAGTTGTTCTGCTTGAGCTACTCACAGGTCGTAAACCAGTTGATCATACTTTACCACGTGGACAGCAGAGTCTTGTGACATGG GCAACCCCTAAACTGAGTGAAGACAAGGTGAAGCAGTGCGTTGATGCAAGACTAAACGGTGAATATCCTCCCAAAGCAGTTGCCAAG CTGGCTGCAGTAGCTGCGCTATGTGTGCAATACGAGGCAGACTTCAGGCCAAACATGAGCATAGTGGTGAAGGCTCTTCAGCCTCTGCTCAATCCTCCTCGCTCTGCTCCTCAAACTCCTCACAGGAACAACCCTTATTGA